The Maniola hyperantus chromosome 2, iAphHyp1.2, whole genome shotgun sequence genome includes a region encoding these proteins:
- the LOC117987631 gene encoding uncharacterized protein: protein MRWFRKGEPPRLLAVSPEAERSTRRSRIDMSPVRYPNRKSSSSSVETSFYNLSDQIIIVEKLPHSCQRSFETPLTRRISLQNGPTSPPPENDTTSRKHRGGSLEKEYVVYRERRNPLLDKVKSTKLSCFKSNGPMRHGDDAASTSGSDCSGFGHVEEPHCRYVETYPEHAEFENQNPWVKMTNYDDDVFFAKSPVECTWREGKSFTNRGTRCYSSGSECDRYHVIPKAATKLSKSSDQIFNDDYEDYNNPPISTRSHKKTDKLKDDKDTIGPSSCLSAKLRAMSDRYLKSSTNKFFSKLYKQSGEDEDGTNVENYNTVKPTSVLSKSRKKRGGVKAKLRSFSYGALPGLDEFQKSHNSVFHDDVYQVSCDDENVLIQDCEDADSGILVNESAASSIFDSDRISSRCESSASHSNSQVPSHSRSVSGDQTYSKTRISCRRSREKIENPKPTPRHTQRALSLDRKEILRRMPKNPECPEPQYLQLTEKQKMRQRDASRGNCGIPPIPPCRKPAKNSSNKTQSEFKVVRIMRKSPCDELGIFIAKTKLVDEGHVGYLVAHVVPSGLADKEGTLRIGDELLNVNGRRLRDLTMAEAKEALRSGSSEIDIVICRQREKTAPEVRQREQPHKNVVLMRESSVDYENAIILGKVKRSDKYDIRTDPRHSQDGPTCNRVALSASTEADAAADTQSRFLKGHNASYSSMNNKLLRRQVVSYGGSNKDGLTLSCTGDIVDVDVPDGATRTTEKNVSESDSNMQTQNAANFCTLPRRPRAPTHTYHTITFEKGHGKKPLGFTIVGGRDSPRGPLGIFIKSILPQGQAIEDGRLKAGDEVLAVNGQACHELAHVEALALFKAVRNGSIELRVCRRVKNQSTKAKSCTDLLNDDD from the exons ATGCGGTGGTTCAGAAAGGGCGAGCCGCCGCGGCTGCTTGCTGTATCGCCTGAAGCGGAACGGTCCACTCGGAGATCTAGAATAG acaTGTCCCCAGTGCGCTACCCAAATCGAAAAAGTAGCAGCAGTTCAGTAGAGACAAGTTTCTACAATTTAAGCGACCAAATAATCATTGTTGAGAAATTGCCCCATTCATGTCAGAGGAGTTTCGAAACTCCTCTTACTCGACGAATATCATTGCAAAATGGACCCACCTCACCGCCTCCGGAAAATGACACCACCAGTCGCAAGCACCGCGGTGGCTCTTTAGAAAAAGAGTACGTAGTGTATCGGGAAAGACGTAATCCTTTACTCGATAAAGTTAAAAGCACAAAACTGTCGTGTTTTAAATCAAATGGTCCAATGCGCCACGGAGACGATGCCGCCTCGACCTCGGGAAGTGACTGCAGTGGATTTGGACATGTTGAAGAACCACACTGTCGCTATGTCGAAACCTATCCTGAACACGCAGAGTTCGAAAATCAAAATCCTTGGGTTAAAATGACAAACTACGATGATGATGTATTCTTTGCTAAAAGTCCTGTGGAATGTACTTGGCGAGAAGGAAAATCATTTACTAATAGGGGAACTCGATGTTACAGTTCTGGATCTGAGTGTGATCGATACCACGTAATACCAAAAGCTGCGACAAAGCTTTCAAAATCGAGTGACCAAATATTTAATGACGATTATGAAGATTATAATAATCCACCGATATCCACAAGATCACATAAAAAGACTGATAAACTAAAAGATGATAAAGACACAATTGGGCCTAGTTCATGTCTATCAGCCAAGCTTCGTGCTATGTCGGATCGATACCTTAAATCCTCCACAAACAAATTCTTTTCGAAACTCTATAAACAAAGTGGAGAAGATGAGGATGGAACAAATGTCGAAAATTATAACACAGTTAAACCAACCAGTGTATTAAGTAAAAGCCGAAAAAAGAGAGGAGGAGTTAAGGCAAAATTAAGAAGCTTTTCTTATGGTGCTTTGCCTGGACTCGACGAATTTCAAAAAAGCCATAATTCTGTATTTCATGATGACGTTTATCAAGTGTCGTGTGACGATGAGAATGTTTTAATACAAGATTGTGAAGATGCAGATTCAGGTATTCTAGTCAATGAATCAGCAGCTTCATCTATATTTGACAGCGATAGAATATCATCACGTTGTGAAAGCTCTGCTTCTCACTCTAATTCCCAAGTACCTTCCCATAGTAGAAGCGTATCCGGGGATCAAACCTACTCCAAAACACGTATATCTTGCAGAAGAAGTAGAGAAAAGATTGAAAATCCTAAACCTACACCTCGCCACACTCAAAGAGCTTTATCCTTAGATCGTAAAGAAATACTCAGACGAATGCCTAAAAATCCTGAATGTCCAGAACCTCAATATCTTCAGCTAACTGAGAAACAAAAAATGCGACAAAGGGATGCTAGTCGAGGAAATTGTGGAATACCTCCCATTCCACCTTGTCGTAAACCAGCTAAAAATAGTTCTAACAAAACGCAGTCAGAATTTAAAGTCGTTAGAATAATGAGAAAAAGTCCCTGTGATGAATTAGGAATATTTATTGCTAAGACCAAACTTGTTGATGAAGGTCACGTCGGGTATTTAGTAGCACACGTCGTACCTAGTGGATTAGCCGATAA agaAGGCACGTTACGCATAGGAGATGAACTTCTCAATGTCAATGGTAGAAGATTACGTGATCTCACTATGGCGGAAGCTAAGGAAGCACTTAGATCTGGGTCATCTGAAATTGACATCGTAATTTGTAGACAACGAGAAAAAACTGCTCCCGAAGTGCGACAAAGGGAGCAGCCGCATAAAAATGTGGTTTTGATGCGGGAAAGTTCAGTGGATTATGAGAACGCAATAATATTAGGCAAAGTAAAACGTAGTGATAAGTATGACATCAGAACGGACCCGCGTCATTCTCAGGACGGCCCCACATGTAATCGCGTCGCTTTATCAGCGTCGACCGAGGCGGACGCCGCGGCGGACACGCAGTCACGCTTCCTGAAAGGGCACAACGCGAGTTACAGCAGTATGAACAACAAGTTATTACGTCGGCAAGTCGTCAGTTACGGCGGTTCGAATAAAGACGGGCTTACGCTCAGTTGTACCGGTGATATCGTTGATGTGGATGTGCCCGACGGTGCTACACGGACTACAGAAAAAAATGTCAGTGAAAGTGATAGTAATATGCAAACCCAAAATGCTGCAAACTTTTGCACGCTTCCTCGAAGACCTCGAGCCCCTACACACACGTATCATACCATTACATTTGAAAAAGGCCATGGGAAGAAACCACTCGGCTTCACGATTGTAGGAGGGAGAGATTCTCCTCGAGGTCCCTTAGGAATTTTTATAAAGAGCATCCTTCCACAAGGTCAAGCCATTGAAGACGGAAGATTAAAAGCTG GTGACGAAGTACTGGCGGTGAATGGGCAGGCTTGTCATGAGTTGGCGCACGTAGAAGCGTTAGCTCTTTTCAAAGCTGTTCGGAACGGGTCCATCGAGCTTCGAGTTTGTCGAAGAGTGAAAAATCA gtCAACCAAAGCGAAATCCTGCACAGATCTACTCAACGACGATGACTGA